A stretch of Sulfurimonas xiamenensis DNA encodes these proteins:
- a CDS encoding ATP-grasp domain-containing protein — MSKKNILFINGIPDDRKMLIQKINKNGLIKWRGKGGANLSYFLKNDLFDQYDIVFDLKGTQELPRQMIHAVFNQISDADTHKNVLKKADSFYKTVSKHVPFFNPPANVMNTTRDNIYRLLQGVDKLHIPKTVKIQPKSPSDIYDTIEKEHFEFPVIFRQAGDHGGISTVKIDDKTEQFYAFPLDGRDYYLTQFVDYADTMGIYTKYRLVVVDGEVYIRHVIFSDSWVIHSKSREYMEKNKKYQSQEAKILKSFDIEIKPKIKDVINQIYQKLKLDYFGIDCYIDKDMNILVFEINANMNVLINNAKDKINIWTKQIDIIKNAVIVMIEKVKT, encoded by the coding sequence ATGTCTAAAAAAAACATCTTATTTATTAACGGTATACCGGATGACAGAAAAATGCTTATTCAAAAAATAAACAAAAATGGTCTAATTAAATGGCGGGGAAAGGGTGGTGCAAATCTAAGTTATTTTCTTAAAAATGATCTATTTGATCAATACGATATAGTCTTTGATCTAAAAGGTACACAGGAACTTCCTCGACAAATGATTCATGCGGTCTTTAATCAAATATCAGATGCAGATACGCATAAAAATGTACTTAAGAAAGCAGATAGTTTTTATAAAACTGTCTCAAAGCATGTCCCTTTTTTCAATCCTCCTGCAAATGTTATGAATACTACTCGTGATAATATTTATCGCTTACTGCAAGGAGTTGATAAACTGCATATTCCAAAAACAGTAAAAATCCAACCTAAATCACCATCTGATATTTATGATACGATTGAAAAAGAACATTTTGAGTTTCCGGTTATTTTTAGACAAGCAGGAGATCACGGTGGTATAAGTACAGTAAAAATTGATGATAAAACAGAACAATTTTATGCATTTCCTCTAGATGGAAGAGATTATTATTTGACACAATTTGTTGATTATGCAGATACTATGGGGATTTATACTAAATATCGTCTTGTTGTAGTTGATGGTGAAGTGTATATACGACATGTGATTTTTAGCGATAGCTGGGTTATTCATAGCAAAAGCAGAGAGTATATGGAAAAAAACAAAAAGTATCAGAGTCAAGAAGCAAAGATTTTAAAATCTTTTGATATTGAAATAAAACCAAAAATAAAAGATGTGATTAATCAAATCTATCAAAAATTAAAGCTCGATTATTTTGGTATTGACTGCTATATTGATAAAGACATGAACATACTGGTCTTTGAAATAAATGCCAATATGAATGTTCTTATTAATAATGCAAAAGACAAAATTAACATATGGACTAAACAGATCGATATAATTAAAAATGCAGTTATCGTAATGATAGAAAAAGTTAAAACATGA
- a CDS encoding bifunctional riboflavin kinase/FAD synthetase produces MHIGHQQLFSALDEKSTIVVIETGYANLTPKKEREHFSHFPFLYLELEDIRHFSGEEFIAFLKEKFPKLQKIVVGYDFHFGKNRKYSFNDLKTLFDGEVDVIEEVTLHGDSVHSHKIRAKLQIGDIEGANAFLGHNYTIKGKVVAGQGIGKKELVATINVEAKEFLMPKEGVYATLTRIDDEEHFHPSVSFVGHRVTTDGSFALESHILDSEVLCKERASISFINFIRENKKFDSLDELRKAIKKDIATASKELKFLQL; encoded by the coding sequence ATGCATATCGGACATCAACAGCTTTTTTCGGCACTTGATGAGAAGAGTACTATAGTTGTTATCGAGACGGGTTATGCAAACCTTACTCCAAAAAAAGAGCGTGAGCACTTTTCGCACTTTCCTTTTCTTTATCTTGAACTAGAGGATATCCGCCACTTCAGCGGAGAGGAGTTTATAGCTTTTTTAAAAGAGAAGTTTCCAAAACTCCAAAAGATAGTAGTCGGGTATGATTTTCACTTTGGAAAAAATAGAAAATACTCTTTTAATGACCTCAAAACTCTATTTGATGGAGAGGTAGATGTGATTGAAGAGGTGACTCTGCACGGCGATTCGGTTCACTCTCACAAGATAAGAGCAAAGCTTCAAATCGGAGATATTGAGGGAGCCAACGCTTTTTTAGGGCATAATTACACCATCAAAGGCAAAGTGGTAGCAGGTCAGGGCATAGGCAAAAAAGAGCTAGTCGCTACTATAAATGTAGAAGCGAAAGAGTTTTTAATGCCAAAAGAGGGTGTTTATGCAACACTTACACGCATTGATGACGAGGAACATTTTCATCCATCGGTCTCGTTTGTCGGGCATAGAGTAACAACGGATGGAAGTTTCGCGTTAGAGAGCCACATACTTGATAGCGAAGTGTTATGTAAAGAGCGCGCAAGTATCAGTTTTATTAACTTTATCAGAGAGAACAAAAAATTTGACTCGTTAGACGAGTTAAGAAAAGCTATAAAAAAAGATATAGCAACCGCTTCAAAGGAGCTAAAATTTCTACAATTATAA
- a CDS encoding GGDEF domain-containing protein yields MKKIKKLLFYYNSLSILKKFLLAPIFGLLLVIPFYFFIFFIMLEMKQSVNIANSALIPLNEASQNNILLLEKITNDINSAVSAKEIEWISASDKNADKIRENLNKYINSNYKKEITQSITAFENYYKRAKDVSIKIIQNSYHYQNIENDTKILVQNYNKVDKLFNDLKFLTKENIEKNINSLYNEANIILLYGSFIFFIWFFISSIIIFLVYKDLKYKIQRIIDDSNEIAYGDVNFEKRLKIVSYDELGQIVRSINIFINKLHKSHEKLTKAKEKLDKLYIIDRLTNVYNRVKIDEIIEIELKRKRRYDHTFSVILIDIDYFKLVNDTHGHLIGDLILKEFSQILKDNIRDTDFLGRWGGEEFIIICTQTDQKGTFALAENLRREIEKFDFTTVGKITASFGIYECRDEDNENSVIENADKALYQAKRDGRNKVVCYNQ; encoded by the coding sequence ATGAAGAAAATTAAGAAACTGCTCTTTTATTACAATTCTCTTTCAATTCTTAAAAAATTTCTACTAGCTCCTATATTTGGTCTACTTTTAGTTATACCATTTTATTTCTTTATATTTTTTATTATGTTAGAGATGAAACAGTCTGTAAATATCGCCAACAGTGCGTTAATACCGTTAAATGAAGCTTCACAAAATAATATTTTACTGTTAGAAAAAATTACAAATGATATAAATAGCGCAGTATCAGCAAAAGAGATAGAGTGGATATCTGCCTCTGACAAAAATGCTGATAAAATAAGAGAAAATTTAAATAAATATATAAACAGCAACTATAAAAAAGAGATTACACAAAGTATAACCGCTTTTGAAAACTACTATAAAAGAGCCAAAGATGTCTCTATAAAAATAATACAAAATAGTTATCACTATCAAAATATCGAAAATGATACAAAAATTTTAGTTCAAAATTACAATAAAGTTGATAAATTATTTAATGATTTAAAATTTTTAACAAAAGAAAATATTGAAAAAAATATCAACTCACTTTATAACGAAGCAAATATTATTTTATTGTATGGAAGTTTTATATTTTTTATATGGTTTTTTATCTCCTCTATAATTATATTCTTGGTTTATAAAGATTTAAAATATAAAATACAAAGAATTATTGACGACTCAAACGAAATAGCATATGGAGATGTTAATTTTGAAAAAAGGCTCAAGATAGTCTCTTATGATGAACTCGGTCAAATTGTAAGATCTATAAATATTTTTATAAATAAACTTCATAAAAGTCATGAGAAACTAACAAAAGCTAAAGAGAAGCTCGATAAACTATACATTATAGACAGGCTTACAAATGTATACAATAGAGTTAAAATTGATGAGATAATTGAGATAGAACTAAAAAGAAAAAGAAGATATGATCATACATTTTCTGTTATTTTAATAGATATAGATTACTTTAAACTTGTAAATGACACACATGGGCATCTTATAGGTGATTTAATTTTAAAAGAGTTTTCGCAAATTTTAAAAGACAATATTAGAGATACTGATTTTTTAGGCAGATGGGGTGGTGAAGAGTTTATAATCATCTGTACACAAACTGATCAAAAAGGAACATTTGCTTTGGCAGAAAACTTAAGAAGAGAGATAGAGAAGTTTGATTTTACAACAGTAGGTAAAATAACAGCCAGTTTTGGTATTTATGAATGCAGAGATGAGGACAATGAAAATTCAGTAATTGAAAATGCTGATAAAGCTCTTTATCAAGCAAAAAGAGACGGCCGCAACAAAGTTGTATGCTACAATCAATAA
- a CDS encoding CBU_0592 family membrane protein, translating to MSSFAVDVVGIVGVAMVLATYFLLQSEKIDAKGFFYSFFNFLGALLIVYSLLYNWNFASFIIEFFWILISVYGLYKWYKNKKQNAFNDKI from the coding sequence ATGAGTAGTTTTGCAGTAGATGTTGTTGGTATTGTAGGTGTAGCAATGGTTTTGGCAACATATTTTTTGTTGCAGAGTGAAAAAATAGATGCCAAAGGCTTTTTCTACTCGTTTTTTAACTTTTTAGGTGCACTTCTTATTGTCTATTCACTCTTGTATAACTGGAATTTCGCCTCTTTTATCATAGAATTTTTTTGGATATTGATAAGCGTGTATGGGCTTTATAAGTGGTATAAAAACAAAAAGCAAAATGCTTTTAATGATAAAATATAG
- a CDS encoding NAD-binding protein — protein sequence MTEKTALIFGYNDYTFEIVKNISLHYENIQIFKLDENEKIIQNSKYKISQFDLSDNWDDLRESVDIKRCVAFCILENMAENIFLTISLRDTFKDLTIVALAKDKESEEKLLLAGASRILPTIQTTANIIVEMLEKPIVSEVLHNILYEKSDLKIAQIRVDNSEFFNKEYPADIDWGKEYGVIVLSVLSEEMAMEFIYSSKAKHHQIKEGDIFVVVGYEQDIKNFENIIGGQI from the coding sequence ATGACAGAAAAAACAGCATTGATATTTGGATATAACGATTACACCTTTGAGATAGTTAAAAATATATCGCTGCATTATGAAAATATACAAATTTTTAAATTGGATGAAAATGAAAAAATTATTCAAAACAGCAAATATAAAATATCCCAGTTTGATTTAAGTGACAATTGGGATGACCTAAGAGAGAGTGTAGATATAAAGAGGTGCGTTGCATTTTGTATTTTGGAAAATATGGCAGAAAATATATTTTTAACTATTTCACTTAGAGATACTTTCAAAGATTTAACGATAGTCGCATTAGCTAAAGATAAAGAGAGTGAAGAGAAGCTTCTTTTAGCAGGAGCTTCAAGAATCCTTCCGACTATTCAAACTACTGCAAATATCATTGTTGAAATGCTGGAAAAACCTATAGTCAGTGAAGTGCTTCATAATATTTTATATGAAAAAAGTGATCTTAAAATTGCTCAAATCAGAGTTGATAATAGTGAGTTTTTTAACAAAGAATATCCTGCGGATATTGATTGGGGCAAAGAGTATGGAGTTATTGTTTTATCTGTTTTAAGCGAGGAGATGGCTATGGAATTTATTTACTCCTCAAAAGCGAAGCATCATCAGATCAAAGAAGGTGATATTTTTGTAGTAGTAGGGTATGAACAGGATATCAAAAATTTTGAAAATATAATAGGAGGGCAGATATGA
- a CDS encoding tRNA pseudouridine(13) synthase TruD — MSTIIKELDREYLHSIQDIDLKFYQNEKDFVVDEIPMEEFLGRGNYLILKVQKVELTTWDMIAIFAEHLMIPAQKIGYAGLKDKHATTTQYISLETKHEYALKKFQHKQIKILSMTRHSHSIRMGDLAGNRFSINLYDVDAIDAGKIEKVARKIAKSGLPNYFGYQRFGRDADSIEQAREMIKGELFIEDAKLKSFLISVYQSYYFNEWLRERVMLSKESGSLEFVLLSGDVFVSKDGKLSTPKLIPSKEFAAKKIVPTGLLCGRDVFRAKYEAAEIEKKYDDEFLQEKGQRREALVYPTDIDCKYVKKETMLNISFTMPKGSYATVFLESIAGKNYSAKDVKRDKSKKKR; from the coding sequence ATTTCTACAATTATAAAAGAGTTAGATAGAGAGTATCTACACAGCATACAGGATATCGATTTAAAATTTTACCAAAATGAGAAGGATTTCGTAGTTGATGAGATTCCTATGGAAGAGTTTTTAGGCAGAGGAAATTACCTCATACTAAAGGTGCAAAAAGTTGAACTCACCACTTGGGATATGATTGCCATCTTCGCAGAGCATCTTATGATTCCCGCTCAAAAGATAGGTTACGCAGGACTTAAAGACAAGCATGCAACGACTACGCAGTATATATCGCTAGAGACAAAACATGAGTATGCGCTTAAAAAATTTCAGCACAAGCAGATTAAGATATTAAGCATGACAAGACACTCTCACTCCATAAGAATGGGAGATTTGGCAGGAAACAGATTTAGCATAAATCTTTACGATGTTGATGCGATAGATGCGGGCAAGATAGAAAAAGTTGCCAGAAAAATAGCTAAAAGCGGACTTCCAAACTACTTCGGATACCAAAGATTCGGGCGCGATGCAGATAGCATTGAGCAGGCTAGAGAGATGATAAAAGGTGAGCTATTCATAGAGGATGCGAAGCTTAAGAGTTTTTTGATCTCGGTTTATCAGAGTTACTACTTTAACGAGTGGCTAAGAGAGAGGGTGATGTTAAGCAAAGAGAGTGGCTCTTTGGAGTTTGTACTTCTTAGCGGTGATGTGTTTGTCTCAAAAGATGGCAAACTCTCAACTCCAAAGCTGATACCCTCAAAAGAGTTTGCGGCAAAGAAGATCGTCCCAACTGGACTTTTATGCGGCAGAGATGTATTTCGCGCCAAATATGAAGCAGCGGAGATAGAAAAAAAGTATGATGATGAGTTTTTGCAAGAAAAAGGGCAGAGACGCGAAGCTCTAGTTTATCCTACCGATATTGACTGTAAATATGTTAAAAAAGAGACAATGTTAAATATCTCTTTTACGATGCCAAAAGGCTCTTATGCAACTGTGTTTTTAGAGAGTATTGCGGGGAAAAACTATAGTGCAAAAGATGTAAAAAGAGATAAAAGCAAAAAAAAGAGATAA
- the gatB gene encoding Asp-tRNA(Asn)/Glu-tRNA(Gln) amidotransferase subunit GatB, whose protein sequence is MFETVIGLEVHVQLNTKSKLFCSCPTSFNHKQNTNTCPTCLALPGALPVLNKEVLHKSVMLGEAIDATINQTSYFDRKSYFYPDSPSAYQITQLYTPVIEHGKLRIDFLEEGAQHQKSGSHKTIRINRAHIEADAGKNIHEGDISKVDLNRAGTPLLEIVSEPDMRSAEEAILYLKKLHSIIRYLDIGDANMQEGSFRVDVNVSIRPKGDEKLYTRVEIKNINSFRFIQKAIELEVARQTEAWEDGVYDKEIVQETRLFDQVKQETRSMRGKEEAADYRYFPEPDLLKAVVTDEMMEEFSKIPELPDEKMERFVRDYGMSEYNAIVVTSSVEMAHFFEAMMEEGISAKNAITWLTVELQARLKGDVNITNSPIDAKKLGFLVKRIEDGTISGKAAKEVLDYLMQNSVDVDSAIDTLGLKQVSDTGAIEAICDAIIAANGDKAEQYKNGKDKLFGFFVGQVMKESKGSANPQTVNEILKTKLG, encoded by the coding sequence ATGTTTGAAACAGTTATTGGATTAGAAGTCCATGTTCAACTAAATACAAAATCAAAACTTTTTTGCTCGTGTCCGACAAGTTTTAATCACAAACAAAATACAAATACATGTCCAACCTGCCTGGCACTTCCCGGAGCACTGCCTGTTTTGAATAAAGAAGTACTTCATAAATCAGTAATGCTTGGAGAGGCTATCGATGCGACTATAAATCAAACATCATATTTTGACAGAAAAAGCTATTTTTATCCAGATAGCCCATCGGCTTATCAAATCACGCAACTTTATACTCCAGTAATAGAGCATGGAAAACTTCGCATCGATTTTCTCGAAGAGGGTGCACAGCATCAAAAGAGCGGTTCGCATAAAACGATTCGTATAAACCGTGCACACATTGAAGCAGATGCAGGAAAAAATATCCATGAAGGTGATATCTCAAAAGTTGATTTAAATCGCGCAGGAACTCCTCTTTTAGAGATAGTGAGCGAACCTGATATGAGAAGTGCCGAAGAGGCAATCCTTTATCTAAAAAAACTCCACTCAATTATCCGCTATCTTGATATAGGTGACGCAAACATGCAAGAGGGGTCATTTCGTGTTGATGTAAATGTGTCTATTCGTCCAAAAGGGGATGAGAAACTTTATACGCGTGTAGAGATAAAAAATATCAACAGCTTTAGATTTATCCAGAAAGCTATAGAACTTGAAGTTGCTCGTCAGACAGAAGCTTGGGAAGATGGCGTTTATGATAAAGAGATAGTTCAAGAGACAAGACTTTTTGATCAGGTAAAACAAGAAACTCGCTCAATGCGCGGCAAAGAAGAAGCGGCTGATTATCGTTATTTTCCTGAGCCGGATCTCTTAAAAGCTGTAGTAACTGATGAGATGATGGAAGAGTTTAGCAAAATTCCTGAACTTCCTGATGAGAAGATGGAGCGTTTTGTAAGAGACTACGGCATGAGTGAGTATAATGCGATTGTTGTAACATCTTCAGTTGAGATGGCGCACTTTTTTGAGGCGATGATGGAAGAGGGCATTAGTGCAAAAAATGCTATTACATGGTTAACTGTTGAGCTCCAGGCTAGACTTAAGGGCGATGTAAATATTACCAATTCTCCTATTGATGCTAAAAAGCTTGGATTTTTAGTCAAAAGAATAGAAGATGGCACTATAAGCGGAAAAGCAGCTAAAGAGGTTCTTGATTATCTTATGCAAAACAGTGTTGATGTGGATAGTGCAATTGATACGCTTGGTCTTAAGCAGGTTAGCGATACGGGTGCAATTGAAGCTATTTGTGATGCCATCATTGCTGCAAACGGCGATAAAGCTGAGCAATATAAAAACGGCAAAGATAAATTATTTGGCTTTTTTGTAGGGCAGGTTATGAAAGAGTCAAAAGGAAGTGCAAATCCTCAAACTGTAAATGAAATTTTAAAAACAAAACTGGGATAG
- a CDS encoding NAD(P)H-dependent glycerol-3-phosphate dehydrogenase, producing the protein MTKIGVIGAGKWGSALAFALSEKCEVYITSRTPRDIKNFISLEEILKLEYLVIAIPAQQISSWLEENFKYNNQKILVASKGIEATTGRFLNEIYAKYVPNENIAFLSGPSFAAEVIKSLPTALVINSKNEKLSAAFASFFPSFIKTYTSTDVVGAEIAGAYKNVIAIAAGICEGLNLGKNASASLISRGLVEMHRFAKEYGAKDETFIGLSGAGDLFLTASSIMSRNFRVGLGIAEGKSKEEIVKELGEVAEGIGTTYALYEIAKKKDLYLPIAKEVYNMLEGTDPHVSLSNFLAS; encoded by the coding sequence ATGACTAAAATAGGGGTTATCGGAGCCGGAAAATGGGGGAGTGCGCTTGCATTTGCTTTAAGTGAAAAATGCGAAGTCTATATCACTTCAAGAACACCCAGGGATATTAAAAATTTTATTTCGCTTGAAGAGATTTTAAAATTAGAGTATCTTGTTATTGCTATTCCTGCACAACAGATATCATCTTGGCTGGAAGAAAATTTTAAATATAACAATCAAAAAATATTGGTTGCATCCAAAGGTATAGAGGCAACAACAGGAAGATTTTTAAATGAAATATATGCAAAATATGTTCCAAATGAAAATATAGCTTTTCTTTCAGGTCCCTCATTTGCAGCAGAAGTTATAAAATCTTTACCGACTGCTCTTGTGATTAACTCTAAAAATGAAAAGCTTAGTGCTGCATTTGCTTCCTTTTTTCCATCTTTTATAAAGACATATACATCTACAGATGTAGTTGGTGCCGAAATTGCAGGAGCATATAAAAATGTAATAGCTATAGCTGCTGGTATATGTGAAGGCTTAAATCTTGGCAAAAATGCTTCAGCATCTCTTATATCCAGAGGTTTGGTTGAGATGCATAGATTTGCAAAAGAGTATGGCGCAAAGGATGAAACCTTTATAGGACTTAGCGGAGCAGGGGATCTTTTTTTAACAGCATCGTCCATAATGAGTAGAAATTTTCGCGTAGGACTCGGCATAGCAGAAGGCAAATCTAAAGAAGAGATAGTAAAAGAGCTTGGAGAAGTCGCTGAGGGAATCGGAACTACTTATGCGCTTTATGAAATAGCAAAGAAAAAAGATCTTTATCTTCCTATTGCAAAGGAAGTTTACAATATGTTAGAAGGTACAGACCCTCATGTCAGCTTAAGTAATTTTTTGGCAAGTTAA
- a CDS encoding ion transporter, whose product MFKPLLVNSAYYINTSKKYAKIKHFFYNLLENSNYKYKRVFDLFMIVLIFSSVVILIREVKSPINDGLLFFNNYVISIIFFIEYMLRFWISSSITEVIIKQSEHDLMLGDEFKAAKALKKIALIKLKYVFSVKAIIDLLAIIPFFHQLKLFILFRVFKLFRYAKSIQTFASIIATKKFEFFTLFTFASIVIFVSSVLVYVMEANNPASAVNTFFEAIYWSIVTISTVGYGDITPITQEGRIVSMFVIIAGIAVFSFTTSLIVTGFTEKLDEIKDKKLLDDIANMKKFYLICGYEDISKEISKKLIQSNKVIILEENHEKASQAKKDGFFVLNYDPGSIESYQKLKINIQEQVKAILCLSHSDVENVYTALTIRSFNKDVFILSILKNKINKNKLLFAGVNELFYEKELIGMIAKGFIGQPVAFELIHALRSSYNGVDMQEIVVSERILDSFTIVGNLKYKKYKILLLGIYKKSQKEFCFNPPDTTTLELGDYLLIIGNIQFIKEFSNFLHKKSDV is encoded by the coding sequence TTGTTTAAACCTTTATTGGTAAATAGTGCATATTATATAAATACATCAAAAAAGTATGCAAAAATAAAACATTTTTTTTATAATCTGCTTGAAAACAGTAATTATAAATACAAAAGAGTGTTTGATCTTTTTATGATAGTGCTTATTTTTTCAAGTGTTGTCATTCTAATCAGAGAGGTAAAATCTCCTATTAATGACGGTTTGCTCTTTTTTAACAATTATGTAATTTCAATTATATTTTTTATTGAGTATATGCTTAGATTTTGGATAAGCAGCAGTATTACTGAAGTGATTATAAAACAGAGCGAGCATGATCTTATGCTCGGAGATGAGTTTAAAGCAGCTAAAGCTTTAAAAAAAATAGCTCTAATTAAACTTAAATATGTTTTTTCAGTCAAAGCTATTATAGATCTTTTAGCAATAATTCCGTTTTTTCATCAGCTTAAACTTTTTATACTTTTTCGTGTTTTTAAACTCTTTAGATATGCAAAAAGTATACAAACATTTGCCTCTATCATCGCTACAAAAAAATTTGAGTTTTTTACTCTTTTTACCTTTGCATCTATTGTTATTTTTGTTTCATCAGTTCTTGTCTATGTAATGGAAGCCAATAATCCTGCGTCTGCGGTAAATACTTTTTTTGAAGCTATCTATTGGTCAATTGTTACAATTTCAACTGTCGGCTATGGAGATATAACTCCTATAACCCAAGAGGGCAGAATTGTATCAATGTTTGTCATAATAGCAGGTATTGCGGTTTTTTCATTTACAACATCATTAATTGTCACCGGATTTACAGAAAAGTTAGATGAAATAAAAGATAAAAAACTTCTTGATGATATTGCGAATATGAAAAAATTTTATCTAATTTGCGGTTATGAAGATATATCAAAAGAGATTTCAAAAAAGCTTATACAAAGCAATAAAGTTATTATTTTAGAAGAGAATCATGAGAAAGCTTCTCAGGCAAAAAAAGATGGTTTTTTTGTACTAAATTATGACCCTGGAAGTATAGAGAGTTATCAAAAACTAAAAATTAATATACAAGAGCAGGTAAAAGCCATTTTATGTCTAAGCCACAGTGATGTGGAAAATGTATATACCGCTCTTACAATTCGCTCTTTTAATAAAGATGTTTTTATCTTATCTATTTTAAAAAATAAAATCAACAAAAATAAGCTGCTTTTTGCAGGAGTAAATGAACTTTTTTATGAAAAAGAGCTTATAGGCATGATTGCCAAAGGATTTATAGGACAGCCGGTTGCTTTTGAACTTATTCACGCTTTGCGTTCAAGTTATAATGGTGTTGATATGCAAGAGATAGTTGTAAGTGAGAGAATACTAGATAGTTTCACAATAGTTGGAAATTTAAAGTATAAAAAATATAAAATTCTGCTTTTGGGAATTTATAAAAAAAGTCAAAAAGAGTTTTGTTTTAATCCGCCTGATACAACAACTTTGGAACTTGGTGATTATCTTTTAATTATAGGAAATATACAGTTTATAAAAGAATTTAGCAATTTCCTGCATAAAAAGAGTGATGTATGA
- a CDS encoding F0F1 ATP synthase subunit A has protein sequence MGELFTFFGLISHDKTFIYMTHMLLSAGIALILVKMAMSNLKMVPTGTQNVMEAYISGVLKMGTDVMGEENARRYLPLVATIGLFVGIANLIGVIPGFEAPTAFLEFAFTLALSVFIYYNYEGIRRQGVIKYFKHFMGPVWWLYWLMFPIEIVSHFSRLVSLSFRLFGNVKGDDMFLMVILMLAPWVLPLIPFALLTFMAFLQAFIFMMLTFVYLGGAIAVEEH, from the coding sequence ATGGGTGAATTGTTCACATTTTTCGGTCTAATTTCTCACGATAAGACTTTTATCTACATGACGCACATGCTGCTATCAGCAGGTATCGCTTTGATACTAGTAAAGATGGCTATGTCAAACTTAAAAATGGTTCCGACAGGAACTCAAAATGTAATGGAAGCATATATTTCAGGTGTTCTAAAAATGGGAACAGATGTTATGGGTGAAGAGAATGCTCGCCGTTATCTTCCGCTTGTTGCGACTATCGGTCTTTTTGTAGGTATTGCAAACTTAATCGGCGTTATTCCTGGTTTTGAAGCTCCTACTGCATTTTTAGAGTTTGCTTTTACACTTGCTCTTTCAGTATTTATCTACTACAACTATGAAGGTATCCGCCGTCAAGGTGTTATCAAATATTTTAAACACTTTATGGGTCCTGTTTGGTGGTTATACTGGTTGATGTTCCCGATTGAAATAGTTTCTCACTTCTCTCGTTTAGTATCTCTTAGCTTCCGTCTTTTTGGAAATGTTAAAGGTGACGATATGTTTTTGATGGTAATCCTTATGCTTGCTCCATGGGTTCTTCCTTTGATCCCTTTTGCTCTTCTTACATTTATGGCATTCCTTCAAGCATTCATCTTTATGATGCTTACTTTTGTTTACCTCGGCGGTGCAATAGCTGTTGAAGAACACTAA